The following proteins come from a genomic window of Platichthys flesus chromosome 1, fPlaFle2.1, whole genome shotgun sequence:
- the lrrc4cb gene encoding leucine-rich repeat-containing protein 4C: MLNTMISSLQRQTMRGRRLKGALSNPLFVLLLALQILVVAGLVRAQTCPSVCSCSNQFSKVICTRRGLRDVPDGISTNTRYLNLQDNLIQVIKVDSFKHLRHLEILQLSKNHIRNIEIGAFNGLASLNTLELFDNRLTTIPNGAFEYLSKLKELWLRNNPIESIPSYAFNRVPSLRRLDLGELKRLSYISDGAFKDLSNLRYLNLGMCNLKEIPNIIPLVRLEELEMSGNQLAVVKPSAFTGLVNLQKLWMMHAQIQTIERNSFDDLQSMVELNLAHNNLTFLPHDLFTPLHRLERVHLHHNPWNCNCDILWLSWWLKETVPANTSCCARCHAPSAFKGRYIGELDHSYFQCDVPVIVEPPSDLNVTEGMAAELKCRTSSLTSISWLTPNGSLVTHGAYKVRLSVLNDGTLNFTSVSMQDTGTYTCMVSNTAGNISASAVLNVTSVENSGVTYFTTVTVETIETAGDDSQTPLPPFGWTSSSTTKGTPVSTRNTERTYTIPVLDLDGEGALNGLDEVMKTTKIIIGCFVAITLMAAVLLVIFYKMRKQHNQQDPDGPASSMEVITVEEELAGVAAMERHLSLPPLEHYNHYNTYKSTYHHPSMLSTIHSSATQEPLLIQACSKDNVQETQI, from the coding sequence ATGCTGAACACGATGATCTCCTCCCTCCAGCGCCAGACAATGAGAGGTCGTAGGCTGAAGGGGGCGCTGTCCAACCCcctctttgtgctgctgctggcccTTCAGATCCTGGTGGTGGCCGGGCTGGTTCGTGCTCAGACCTGCCCGTCCGTCTGCTCATGCAGTAACCAGTTCAGCAAAGTCATATGCACCCGCCGGGGTCTGCGGGACGTCCCCGATGGCATTTCCACCAACACTCGCTACCTGAACCTCCAGGACAACCTCATCCAGGTCATCAAGGTGGACAGTTTTAAACATCTGCGCCATCTGGAGATCCTGCAGCTGAGCAAGAACCACATTCGCAACATTGAAATTGGTGCCTTCAATGGGTTGGCCAGTCTCAACACTTTGGAGCTCTTTGACAATCGGCTCACGACAATCCCCAATGGAGCATTCGAGTACTTGTCCAAGCTGAAGGAGCTGTGGCTCCGGAACAACCCCATTGAAAGTATACCGTCATATGCCTTCAATCGAGTCCCCTCGCTTCGAAGGCTAGATCTAGGTGAGCTCAAGCGTCTCTCCTACATTTCCGACGGAGCTTTCAAGGACTTAAGCAACCTGCGCTACCTGAACCTGGGAATGTGCAACCTCAAGGAGATTCCCAACATTATACCGTTGGTCAGGCTCGAAGAACTCGAAATGTCAGGAAACCAGCTCGCTGTCGTCAAGCCCAGCGCGTTCACGGGATTGGTGAACCTCCAGAAGCTGTGGATGATGCACGCCCAGATCCAAACCATCGAGAGGAACTCATTCGATGACCTGCAGTCGATGGTGGAGCTCAACCTGGCTCACAACAACCTCACCTTTCTACCACATGACCTCTTCACGCCTTTGCATCGCCTGGAGCGGGTCCACCTCCATCACAACCCCTGGAACTGCAACTGTGATATCTTGTGGCTCAGCTGGTGGCTGAAGGAAACCGTACCTGCCAACACCAGCTGCTGTGCACGTTGCCATGCTCCTTCAGCGTTTAAGGGTCGCTACATCGGGGAACTGGACCACAGCTACTTCCAGTGCGATGTCCCCGTCATCGTGGAGCCGCCCAGTGACTTGAATGTGACCGAGGGAATGGCTGCGGAGCTTAAATGTCGTACGAGCTCGTTGACGTCCATCAGCTGGCTCACACCGAACGGCTCGTTGGTGACACACGGGGCTTACAAGGTGCGTCTGTCTGTGCTCAATGACGGGACGCTGAACTTCACTAGCGTCTCCATGCAGGACACTGGGACCTACACCTGCATGGTCAGTAACACAGCAGGCAACATTTCCGCCTCTGCTGTCCTCAATGTTACGTCTGTGGAAAACAGTGGTGTGACCTATTTCACCACAGTCACTGTGGAGACCATTGAGACAGCTGGGGACGATAGCCAAACGCCGCTCCCCCCGTTCGGCTGGACGTCGTCCTCCACCACAAAAGGGACTCCCGTGTCCACGAGGAACACAGAGCGGACTTACACCATTCCAGTTCTGGATCTGGATGGAGAGGGAGCCCTCAACGGCCTGGACGAGGTGATGAAGACCACCAAGATCATCATCGGCTGCTTCGTGGCCATCACGCTCATGGCCGCCGTCCTCCTGGTCATTTTCTACAAGATGAGGAAGCAGCATAACCAGCAGGATCCCGATGgcccggcctcctccatggaGGTCATCACTGTTGAAGAAGAGCTTGCAGGTGTTGCAGCCATGGAGAGACACCTATCGCTGCCCCCTCTGGAGCACTACAACCACTACAACACCTACAAGAGCACTTACCACCACCCGTCCATGCTCAGCACCATACACAGCTCTGCCACACAGGAACCTTTACTGATTCAAGCCTGCTCGAAAGACAATGTACAGGAGACCCAAatctga